A stretch of the Neodiprion lecontei isolate iyNeoLeco1 chromosome 4, iyNeoLeco1.1, whole genome shotgun sequence genome encodes the following:
- the LOC107218787 gene encoding uncharacterized protein K02A2.6-like, with the protein MAQSGLDTTSDFEDASDVTVTLEESTDENRSVDEALAGRESNEGNMRNQKPDESFEDFLTDLKKLSQDCSFGALKDSLIKDRIISGIRNTQLKDRLLREENLTFDRCTQLYRAAELANQRIETLQTTEKIDVVQTKQKEKQQPSSRGCNQPRGNRGRGQQRQQQQYQEQSSSEGQPPRRQQNYTQQQNNGQPNQQQQNQSSCKRCGYRHQANRCPAFNKQCKACNGYNHFAQVCRSRQKIDAVTEDSDTIFLGNVAGNDRVTSDWYEKIVFDETGKAISFKLDTGAGANVIGLNEYRKVGPKKQFEATDQKLSHFDGSKLTVVGKVELACEVKANISLNKAQGTKGLIQENKDLFEGIGKLRKVPFKVLEAYRSELESMERDKIIRRIDEPTEFENPVVLVKKPDNSLRVCLDPQYLNSCLLREHYKLPTLEEIASKMTNAKVFTVLDASKAFGRLYKQIFSDVPNVEVYIDDIIIWAQNKEEHNKILQQVFTKARENGVKFNLGECKIGKSDVKFLGHVFTNQGIRIDADRIQAVTEMKKPTDTKGVERLLGMITYVAKFIPNLSDVTAPLRELIKKGVEFHWVEEHEVAFKKIKERLTSNPVLQYYDTNADCKLSVDASGTGVGAVLLQNNLPIAYASKAFTTCQKAWAQIEKEMYVIVYGCERFRQYIIGKPIFVDSDHKPLVPISKKPIADIPVRLQKIRLRLQPYDAEITYKPGKDFMSDKKKLEFIAETESDNELQTVIKLIRTTWPKEIKDVPKIAKPYHTYHPELFESDGLVFKNNCVVVPSRMRKEVLSKLHYNHMGIEKTKSRARDIVFWPGMNKQIQDTIMDCAVCQKFQKSHQNETLISSDVPSNVWEKIAVDLFYLQGQPYLIMVDYYSKYVEIGLLTNESSETTIVMIKSLFARHGIPKIVRSDNGPQFSSHKFKEFAKAWGFEHTTSSPTYPRSNGLVERFVQTVKKMVKKAKEDRKDPYLALLELRNKRISNCIESPNRLMFNRNVRGVLPDFLEHRRPENEPIRAKLVEKQTSQKYFHDKRSRNLPELSTG; encoded by the exons ATGGCGCAGTCTGGACTCGACACTACTAGTGATTTCGAAGACGCCTCAGACGTCACGGTAACCCTAGAAGAATCGACGGACGAGAATCGCTCAGTCGACGAAGCACTTGCTGGAAGAGAAAGTAACGAAGGAAACATG CGAAACCAAAAACCGGATGAATCGTTCGAGGATTTCTTGACGGACCTGAAAAAGTTGAGTCAAGATTGTTCGTTTGGGGCCTTGAAAGATAGCCTGATCAAAGATCGCATCATCAGTGGCATAAGAAACACACAACTAAAGGATCGGCTCCTCCGAGAAGAAAACCTGACTTTCGACAGGTGTACGCAGTTGTATAGAGCAGCCGAGCTAGCCAATCAGCGAATTGAAACATTACAAACGACCGAGAAAATAGATGTCGtccaaacaaaacaaaaagaaaaacagcaaCCGTCCAGCAGAGGATGCAACCAGCCGCGTGGCAACAGAGGCAGAGGGCAGCAGAGACAACAGCAGCAGTACCAAGAGCAGAGTAGCAGCGAAGGCCAGCCACCCAGACGACAACAAAACTATACGCAGCAGCAGAACAACGGACAGCCaaatcagcagcagcagaatcAATCGTCCTGTAAACGATGCGGGTATCGACATCAAGCGAATAGATGTCCAGCCTTCAATAAACAATGTAAAGCGTGCAATGGGTACAATCACTTCGCGCAGGTATGTCGAAGCCGTCAAAAGATAGACGCGGTAACCGAAGATTCAGATACAATTTTCTTAGGAAATGTAGCAGGTAATGATCGCGTAACTTCGGATTGGTACGAGAAAATAGTATTCGATGAAACCGGGAAAGCAATATCGTTCAAATTAGACACGGGTGCCGGAGCAAATGTAATCGGATTAAACGAGTATCGGAAAGTTGGTCCGAAAAAACAGTTCGAAGCTACCGACCAAAAATTGTCACACTTCGACGGATCTAAACTCACGGTCGTAGGTAAAGTAGAATTGGCATGCGAAGTTaaag CGAACATAAGTTTAAATAAGGCTCAGGGAACAAAGGGTTTAATTCAGGAAAATAAAGACCTGTTCGAAGGCATCGGCAAACTCAG GAAGGTACCTTTCAAAGTATTAGAGGCTTATCGATCTGAACTTGAGAGCATGGAACGGGACAAAATTATTAGACGAATAGACGAGCCAACAGAGTTCGAGAATCCGGTTGTACTTGTGAAAAAACCGGATAATTCGCTTCGAGTTTGCTTAGACCCCCAGTACCTGAACTCGTGCCTGCTTAGAGAACATTACAAATTACCAACTTTGGAAGAAATAGCTTCAAAGATGACAAACGCGAAGGTTTTTACGGTTCTAGACGCGTCCAAGGCTTTTGGCAG ACTTTACAAACAGATTTTTAGTGACGTTCCGAATGTCGAAGTTTATATCGATGACATTATAATCTGGGCACAAAACAAAGAAGAGCATAACAAAATCTTGCAGCAAGTTTTCACGAAAGCTCGTGAAAACGGAGTCAAGTTCAATCTCGGGGAATGTAAAATCGGTAAAAGTGACGTAAAGTTTTTGGGTCACGTTTTCACAAACCAAGGTATCAGAATAGATGCTGATAGAATTCAAGCCGTCACGGAAATGAAGAAACCGACTGACACAAAAGGGGTCGAAAGATTGTTAGGCATGATAACATACGTAGCCAAATTCATCCCGAATTTATCTGACGTAACAGCCCCACTCAGAGAACTGATAAAAAAAGGAGTGGAATTTCATTGGGTAGAAGAACACGAAGTCGCGTTTAAAAAGATCAAAGAGAGACTAACAAGCAATCCCGTGTTACAGTATTATGACACAAATGCCGATTGCAAGCTGAGCGTAGACGCGAGTGGAACAGGAGTAGGAGCAGTCCTCTTGCAAAATAACCTACCGATAGCTTATGCTTCAAAAGCATTCACGACGTGCCAAAAAGCCTGGGCACAAatcgaaaaagaaatgtacGTGATTGTGTATGGGTGTGAGCGATTTCGCCAATATATAATAGGAAAGCCTATATTTGTAGACAGCGATCATAAGCCTCTGGTACCCATCTCGAAAAAACCGATAGCAGACATTCCTGTGAGGCTCCAAAAAATACGTTTGCGGTTACAACCGTACGATGCCGAGATCACCTACAAACCCGGCAAAGATTT CATGAGCGACAAGAAAAAGCTAGAGTTCATAGCTGAAACTGAAAGTGATAACGAGTTACAAACAGTAATTAAACTGATCCGAACGACTTGGCCGAAAGAAATCAAAGACGTACCTAAGATTGCCAAGCCGTACCACACTTACCATCCAGAACTTTTCGAGTCAGATGGGTTAGTATTCAAGAATAACTGTGTAGTAGTACCTAGTCGAATGCGTAAAGAAGTCCTCAGCAAGCTACACTACAATCACATGGGCATCGAAAAGACTAAGAGCAGAGCTCGCGATATCGTTTTCTGGCCGGGAATGAACAAACAAATTCAAGACACGATCATGGATTGTGCAGTTTGccaaaaattccaaaaaagtCACCAGAATGAAACATTAATTTCGAGCGACGTACCGAGTAATGTCTGGGAGAAAATAGCCGTCGACTTATTCTATTTGCAAGGACAACCGTACCTAATAATGGTCGATTATTATTCTAAATATGTAGAGATAGGATTACTGACAAATGAATCGAGCGAAACGACGATAGTAATGATAAAATCTCTGTTCGCGAGACACGGAATACCAAAGATAGTCAGATCCGACAACGGACCGCAGTTTAGTAGCCACAAATTCAAGGAATTTGCTAAAGCTTGGGGTTTTGAACACACAACGTCGAGCCCTACTTATCCGAGAAGTAACGGGCTAGTCGAACGTTTTGTacaaacggtgaaaaaaatggtgaaaaaagcGAAAGAGGATAGAAAGGATCCGTATTTAGCGTTGCTGGAGCTCCGTAACAAACGGATCTCCAATTGTATCGAGTCTCCCAATAGATTAATGTTTAACAGAAACGTACGTGGAGTGCTACCTGATTTCTTAGAGCATCGACGTCCCGAAAACGAACCGATCAGAGCCAAGCTAGTCGAAAAACAAACATCACAAAAATACTTCCACGATAAACGATCACGAAATCTCCCAGAACTATCGACAGGCTAA